In the Aulosira sp. FACHB-615 genome, one interval contains:
- the infC gene encoding translation initiation factor IF-3 — protein MPVIEKKRTRDLPQINERIRFPKIRVIDTDGSQLGIITPQEALQLAEEKELDLVLLSDKADPPVCRIMDYGKYKFEQEKKAREARKKQHTADVKEVKMRYKIEEHDYNVRVKQAERFLKDGDKVKATVMFRGREIQHSDLAEDLLKRMATDLEPFGEVQQAPKKEGRNMMMLISPKK, from the coding sequence ATGCCTGTGATTGAGAAAAAAAGAACTCGCGATCTGCCCCAAATCAACGAAAGAATCCGCTTCCCTAAAATTAGAGTCATCGATACTGATGGCTCCCAATTAGGAATTATCACTCCTCAGGAAGCACTGCAATTAGCTGAAGAAAAAGAGCTAGATTTAGTGCTGCTCAGTGATAAGGCCGACCCGCCAGTTTGCCGAATTATGGACTACGGGAAATACAAGTTTGAACAAGAGAAGAAGGCGCGGGAAGCCCGGAAGAAGCAGCACACGGCCGATGTCAAGGAAGTCAAGATGCGCTACAAAATTGAGGAACACGACTACAACGTGCGTGTGAAACAAGCAGAGCGTTTCTTGAAGGACGGTGATAAAGTTAAAGCGACTGTCATGTTTCGGGGTCGGGAAATTCAACACAGTGACTTAGCAGAAGATTTACTCAAACGTATGGCGACAGACCTAGAACCCTTTGGTGAAGTGCAACAAGCACCGAAAAAAGAGGGGAGAAATATGATGATGCTGATTTCGCCGAAAAAGTAA
- a CDS encoding U32 family peptidase: protein MKSDRTQNPQTSVQRPELLAPAGNWECAKAAVENGADAIYFGLDRFNARMRAQNFTEADLPQLMKFLHLRGVKGYVTVNTLIFPQELAKAQQYLRTIIAAGVDAVIVQDVGICRLIRHLSPDFPIHASTQMTITSAAGVEFAKSLGCQLVVLARECSIKEIQKIQQATTLPLEVFVHGALCVAYSGQCLTSEALGGRSANRGECAQACRMPYNLIVDGEIVDLQERKYLLSPQDLAGLDVLPDLVKAGVTSLKIEGRLKAPEYVANVTRVYREALDKVMAELERPNPLTPFHTREGGIKTTSEKGQTQEQYNLEMAFSRGLYTGWFKGINNQELVHARFGKKRGVYLGEVTRIRNEQVTIKLEAPVKPGDGIVFDCGHPEAKEEGGRVYTVTPKGQEVILTFGKDSLNFRRVHIGDKVWKTSDPELDKQLRQSFAGENPQFQRPISLEIYGEVGQLLMAIARDELGNIVQVESAIALVEAHTKPLDTDRLREQFGRLGNTPFSLGTLTNHLQGAVMVPVSELNRMRREIVAQLEELRSQPKPWELRPDVSLQDLLPAVSPPSPTSPALIVLVRNLKQLQAALNTGVETLYCEFEDPRTYRQAVELVHQHRTSPLPTPSPLPTPHSPLPQIWVAPPRITKPGENWILQQVRAANADGYLVRNYDQLQFFGADRCVGDFSLNVANPLTADYYQQHFGLERLTASYDLNIHQLEDLLSSCPPQWFEVTIHQRIPMFHMEHCVFCAFLSEGTDYTNCGRPCEQHEVKLRDRVGSEHILQADAGCRNTVFNGTAQTGAEYVQRLIELGLRHFRIEFVNETPEQVTKTIQRYRQLLQGEISGSQLWRELQLQNQLGVTRGPLGLSPVGGGRKL, encoded by the coding sequence ATGAAAAGCGATCGCACACAAAACCCACAAACTTCTGTTCAACGTCCTGAACTACTTGCGCCAGCAGGTAACTGGGAATGTGCTAAGGCTGCTGTTGAAAATGGGGCTGATGCGATTTATTTTGGTTTGGATAGATTTAACGCCAGAATGCGGGCGCAAAATTTTACTGAAGCTGATTTACCGCAATTAATGAAGTTTCTGCACCTGCGGGGTGTGAAGGGCTATGTTACTGTAAATACTCTCATCTTTCCGCAAGAATTAGCCAAGGCACAACAATATCTCCGTACAATTATTGCGGCTGGGGTAGATGCGGTAATTGTGCAGGATGTCGGCATTTGCCGTCTAATTCGTCACCTCTCACCAGATTTTCCTATCCATGCTTCCACACAGATGACTATCACTAGTGCGGCTGGGGTGGAATTTGCTAAATCTCTCGGCTGTCAGTTGGTAGTGCTGGCGCGGGAATGTTCGATTAAAGAAATTCAGAAAATTCAGCAAGCCACCACTTTACCATTAGAAGTTTTTGTTCACGGTGCTTTGTGTGTTGCCTATTCTGGTCAGTGTTTGACGAGTGAAGCTTTGGGTGGACGTTCGGCAAATCGGGGTGAATGCGCCCAAGCTTGTCGGATGCCATACAATTTAATCGTTGATGGCGAAATTGTTGATTTACAAGAACGCAAATATTTACTCAGTCCCCAAGATTTGGCAGGGTTAGATGTATTACCAGATTTGGTGAAGGCTGGGGTAACTAGTCTCAAGATTGAAGGGCGGTTGAAAGCCCCGGAATATGTTGCAAATGTCACCCGCGTTTATCGAGAAGCTTTAGATAAGGTGATGGCGGAGTTGGAAAGACCTAACCCCCTAACCCCCTTCCATACTAGGGAAGGGGGAATTAAAACTACTTCAGAAAAAGGTCAAACACAAGAACAATACAACTTAGAAATGGCGTTTTCCCGTGGACTATATACTGGCTGGTTTAAGGGAATTAATAATCAAGAATTAGTTCATGCGCGGTTTGGGAAAAAGCGCGGGGTTTATTTGGGTGAAGTTACTCGCATTCGTAACGAACAAGTAACGATTAAGTTAGAAGCACCAGTCAAACCAGGAGATGGAATTGTATTTGACTGCGGTCATCCAGAGGCGAAGGAAGAAGGCGGTCGGGTTTACACGGTGACACCCAAAGGTCAGGAAGTTATACTCACTTTTGGCAAAGATAGCCTTAACTTCCGGCGGGTACATATCGGTGATAAGGTGTGGAAAACCAGCGACCCAGAATTGGATAAACAACTGCGTCAAAGTTTTGCTGGTGAAAACCCACAATTTCAGCGTCCGATATCGTTGGAAATTTATGGCGAAGTTGGGCAATTATTGATGGCGATCGCCCGCGATGAACTTGGTAATATCGTACAAGTAGAATCTGCGATCGCACTAGTGGAGGCACACACTAAACCTTTAGACACAGACCGTTTGCGGGAACAGTTCGGTCGTTTGGGTAACACCCCCTTTTCTCTGGGAACTTTAACTAATCATCTCCAGGGCGCTGTTATGGTTCCCGTGAGTGAGTTAAACCGGATGCGTCGAGAAATTGTCGCCCAGTTAGAAGAGTTACGCAGTCAACCCAAACCCTGGGAATTACGTCCGGATGTATCTTTACAAGACTTACTTCCGGCTGTCTCTCCCCCATCTCCCACATCTCCCGCACTCATAGTTCTAGTCCGCAACCTCAAGCAACTCCAAGCCGCCTTGAATACTGGTGTGGAAACTCTCTACTGTGAATTTGAAGACCCCCGCACCTACCGCCAAGCCGTAGAACTAGTACATCAACACAGAACTTCCCCACTCCCCACGCCCTCCCCACTCCCCACTCCCCACTCCCCACTCCCTCAAATATGGGTTGCACCTCCCCGCATTACCAAACCTGGGGAAAACTGGATTTTACAACAAGTGCGGGCGGCAAATGCCGATGGTTATTTGGTGCGGAATTATGATCAGTTACAATTCTTTGGTGCAGATAGATGCGTTGGCGATTTCTCACTCAACGTTGCCAACCCTTTAACAGCAGATTATTATCAGCAGCACTTTGGTTTAGAAAGACTAACTGCATCCTACGATTTAAATATTCATCAATTAGAAGACTTACTGAGCAGTTGTCCACCGCAATGGTTTGAGGTGACAATTCACCAGCGTATACCAATGTTTCACATGGAACATTGTGTTTTTTGTGCCTTTCTTTCTGAAGGTACTGATTATACCAACTGTGGCAGACCTTGTGAGCAACATGAAGTCAAATTACGCGACCGCGTTGGTAGTGAACATATCCTCCAAGCTGATGCCGGTTGTCGAAACACCGTATTTAATGGTACAGCCCAAACTGGAGCCGAATACGTACAGCGTCTGATAGAACTGGGTTTACGCCACTTCCGCATTGAGTTTGTCAATGAAACACCAGAACAAGTGACAAAAACTATACAGCGTTACCGTCAGCTACTCCAAGGCGAAATTTCCGGTTCCCAACTTTGGCGAGAGTTGCAATTACAAAATCAGTTGGGTGTCACTCGTGGCCCCTTGGGTTTATCTCCAGTCGGCGGCGGTAGGAAGTTGTAA
- a CDS encoding MFS transporter, whose product MELKNYSLVVNKGVVSRLLQWVNLRPEEGERTLIMFAFYTTVSIGLRWAEDSTVALFLDQYGAGPLPWMYIASAAMGAGLVFVYSWLQKIFPLRWVVVAIAPCMVVPLTLLVLLREGLHLSYLAVILVFILRLWVDALYVVNDLNTSIVANQIFNIREIKRTYPLVSSGLLVADVMSGFSLPWILQFIKLEKVILIACALIVLGSAILAYLSNQYRAAFPDAPQRQVPHEQASRYRRIQAPLRRYTWQLFAFVGLLQVIGLLVDFQYLRELKSNLGDRDLASFLGLFGGIVGLCELATQWFVSSRLIERIGVFFTAALLPISVGFVVPSAIALLNLFPALHSYGIFWGLVGLKFCDELLRYTFVVSSGPVLYQPIPERLRSHAQALSGGTAEAIATGGAGLLILATLFVCNRFVPPGLQEWVFVGETVLAAATCLRVVWVLRSRYVDLLVLSAERGELSASNVGLRVFKQGVVKALGEKGSTTDKHSCIELLAQIDPHGAAEVLAPLLLKLPPELQRQSLEVMFIGGANPAYAGDVRLVIEQPPEKIDPEVLALALRYVWLAEDNPNLSQLEEYLQARHHSLIRATAAALILRQGTPIQKVAATKTLQRMLTHKQERERINGVKALRETIYLQALRIHIPNLLQDESLRVRCAVLEMIAATRLEDYYSALIAALYYKSTRTTAMRALAKLENDALDMLLQLATDTYKPEIVRMYAWRTIAQIPTLQATEVLWLHLEKSWGATRYQILRSLLKVQKQPETNSRVDRFYQTRVETLIDQELKFLGEIYAAYLDLQKPQTLDNYDTSQRAAIVCDLLQKALLELEIDGRERLLLLLKLLYSAEKMQAAAFNLRSNSGVNIARGLEILEHTVTLPVKSLLLNILDKRSHQEKLHYLVEAELVKYEPMPVSERLRRMLSLDNFLSDWCFACCLHLAQVSRIRLTSHEILLALRHPTGFVREAAIAYLNVVSHRVLLELLPKLQQDTHPLVATQVKELMKKYATRRPSTSHKDATVTKN is encoded by the coding sequence ATGGAACTGAAAAACTACTCGTTGGTTGTCAATAAAGGTGTTGTTTCACGACTGCTACAGTGGGTAAATCTGCGGCCGGAGGAAGGCGAACGGACTTTGATCATGTTTGCCTTTTACACAACTGTATCTATTGGGTTGCGATGGGCTGAGGATAGTACGGTTGCACTGTTTTTAGATCAATATGGTGCGGGGCCGTTACCTTGGATGTACATTGCTAGTGCGGCGATGGGTGCAGGGTTAGTTTTTGTTTATTCTTGGTTACAAAAGATTTTTCCCTTGCGCTGGGTGGTAGTGGCGATCGCACCTTGTATGGTTGTGCCACTAACGCTCTTGGTATTATTGCGTGAAGGATTACATCTTTCATACCTAGCAGTAATTTTGGTGTTCATCCTGCGACTGTGGGTCGATGCTCTTTATGTAGTCAACGACCTTAACACCTCTATTGTTGCTAATCAAATTTTCAATATCCGCGAAATTAAACGTACTTACCCGCTAGTTAGCAGTGGCTTATTAGTAGCGGATGTGATGAGTGGCTTTAGTTTGCCGTGGATTTTGCAATTCATCAAACTAGAGAAAGTCATCCTGATTGCTTGTGCATTGATTGTTTTAGGGTCAGCTATCTTAGCTTATTTAAGTAATCAATATCGCGCCGCCTTTCCTGATGCGCCCCAACGTCAAGTTCCCCATGAACAGGCTTCTCGATATCGGCGGATTCAAGCGCCTCTACGCCGCTACACATGGCAGTTATTTGCCTTTGTGGGGCTGTTGCAAGTTATAGGATTGTTGGTTGACTTTCAATATCTCCGCGAACTGAAATCTAATTTAGGCGATCGCGACCTGGCGAGTTTTTTAGGTCTATTTGGCGGAATCGTCGGTTTGTGTGAGTTAGCTACTCAATGGTTTGTTTCCAGCCGCCTGATTGAAAGAATTGGTGTATTTTTCACCGCCGCCCTGTTACCAATTAGTGTTGGTTTCGTTGTTCCTAGTGCGATCGCTTTATTAAATTTATTCCCGGCTTTGCATTCCTATGGCATTTTCTGGGGATTGGTGGGGTTAAAATTCTGCGATGAACTGCTGCGCTACACCTTTGTTGTCAGTAGTGGGCCAGTATTATACCAACCCATCCCCGAACGCCTACGCAGCCACGCACAAGCCTTATCGGGTGGAACAGCCGAAGCAATTGCGACAGGTGGGGCGGGATTACTGATTTTGGCGACTTTGTTTGTATGTAATCGATTTGTTCCCCCTGGATTACAAGAATGGGTGTTTGTCGGCGAAACAGTATTGGCGGCTGCTACTTGTTTAAGGGTAGTTTGGGTACTGCGATCGCGTTATGTTGATTTGTTAGTTTTAAGTGCAGAACGGGGAGAACTCAGTGCTTCTAATGTTGGTTTACGTGTCTTTAAACAAGGGGTAGTCAAAGCTTTAGGCGAAAAAGGCAGTACCACAGATAAACATTCTTGTATTGAACTTTTAGCACAAATTGATCCACATGGAGCCGCCGAAGTTTTAGCTCCACTGCTGTTAAAGTTACCGCCAGAATTGCAGCGCCAAAGTTTGGAAGTCATGTTTATTGGTGGGGCGAATCCTGCTTATGCTGGGGATGTGCGGTTGGTAATTGAACAACCCCCAGAAAAAATTGATCCAGAAGTGCTGGCTTTGGCGTTGCGTTATGTGTGGCTGGCGGAAGACAATCCTAACTTGAGTCAATTAGAAGAATATTTACAGGCGCGACACCATTCTTTAATTCGCGCCACCGCCGCCGCTTTAATCTTGCGTCAGGGAACGCCAATTCAAAAGGTAGCAGCCACCAAAACACTGCAAAGAATGTTGACCCATAAACAAGAAAGAGAACGCATTAATGGAGTCAAAGCCCTCAGAGAAACAATATACCTCCAAGCCTTGCGGATTCATATCCCGAATTTATTGCAGGATGAATCTTTGCGGGTGCGCTGTGCTGTGTTGGAAATGATTGCAGCCACTCGCTTAGAAGATTACTATTCTGCTTTAATTGCCGCACTCTACTATAAATCAACTCGCACCACGGCGATGCGTGCCTTAGCCAAACTGGAAAATGATGCTTTGGATATGCTGTTGCAGTTGGCTACGGATACTTATAAGCCAGAAATAGTACGGATGTATGCGTGGCGAACCATTGCCCAAATTCCCACCCTACAAGCAACAGAAGTTCTCTGGTTACATTTAGAAAAATCTTGGGGTGCGACGAGATATCAAATTTTGCGTAGTTTACTCAAAGTCCAAAAACAACCAGAAACTAACAGCAGAGTAGACCGTTTTTATCAAACGCGAGTTGAAACTTTAATTGACCAAGAGTTGAAGTTTTTAGGAGAAATTTACGCCGCGTATTTGGACTTACAAAAACCACAAACTCTCGATAATTATGACACATCCCAAAGAGCCGCCATTGTTTGTGATTTATTACAAAAAGCGTTGTTAGAACTAGAAATTGATGGACGAGAACGGTTACTGTTGCTGTTAAAATTGCTTTATTCAGCAGAAAAAATGCAAGCCGCCGCCTTTAATTTAAGGTCTAATTCTGGGGTGAATATTGCAAGGGGTTTAGAAATTTTAGAGCATACAGTGACACTGCCCGTCAAATCTTTGTTGTTGAATATTTTAGATAAGCGATCGCACCAAGAAAAACTGCATTATCTCGTAGAAGCCGAATTGGTAAAATATGAGCCAATGCCAGTCAGTGAAAGATTGCGGAGAATGCTAAGTTTAGATAATTTCCTATCTGATTGGTGTTTTGCCTGCTGTTTGCATCTGGCGCAAGTTAGCCGCATCCGTTTAACTAGTCACGAAATTTTACTAGCTTTACGTCATCCTACAGGCTTTGTAAGAGAAGCTGCGATCGCATATTTAAATGTAGTTTCCCATCGCGTGCTTTTAGAACTCCTGCCAAAATTACAACAAGATACACATCCATTAGTAGCCACTCAAGTCAAAGAATTAATGAAAAAATACGCGACTCGTCGTCCTTCTACTAGTCACAAGGATGCGACTGTAACTAAAAACTGA
- a CDS encoding Uma2 family endonuclease — MTQTLPKLATFEQFIDWYPSNGVQYELHQGVIVEMPPPTGEHENVVGFLAAQITFQFLQLGLPFRIPKTALIKIEGNNSTYSPDILVLNHDNLVNEPLWSKQSTVIQAASVPIVIEVVSSNWRDDYYDKFRDYEEMGIPEYWIVDYAALGGKRFTGNPKQQTITICNLVDGDYQMTVFRGDDVIISPLFPQLKLTAQQIFDSAL, encoded by the coding sequence ATGACTCAAACCCTACCCAAGTTAGCAACTTTTGAACAATTTATTGATTGGTATCCCTCAAACGGGGTGCAATATGAACTACATCAAGGAGTTATTGTTGAAATGCCGCCCCCAACTGGTGAACACGAAAATGTTGTTGGATTTTTGGCAGCACAGATTACTTTTCAGTTTTTACAACTGGGACTTCCGTTTCGCATTCCCAAAACTGCCTTGATCAAAATTGAGGGCAATAACTCAACCTATTCTCCCGACATTTTAGTATTAAATCACGACAATCTTGTGAATGAACCACTGTGGAGCAAGCAATCGACTGTGATTCAAGCTGCATCTGTACCAATTGTTATCGAAGTCGTTAGCAGCAATTGGCGAGATGACTACTACGACAAGTTCAGAGATTACGAAGAAATGGGAATTCCTGAGTATTGGATTGTGGACTATGCTGCACTCGGTGGCAAAAGATTTACTGGTAATCCTAAACAACAAACTATCACCATTTGTAATTTAGTTGATGGAGATTATCAAATGACTGTGTTTAGGGGAGATGATGTGATTATCTCGCCTTTATTCCCCCAACTCAAATTGACAGCACAACAAATTTTTGATTCGGCTTTGTAA